A stretch of Rhizobium sp. TH2 DNA encodes these proteins:
- a CDS encoding helix-turn-helix domain-containing protein, with translation MQERGGYGQFCPVSMASEILCSRWTTLVVRELLCGSTRFNELRRGVPKMSPALLSKRLKELEQSGVVTTLRKPGGAVEYGLTPAGEELRPLIIGLGNWAQRWMESRLSLKNLDPSLLMWDMRRNLDAGHLPSRRCTIQFLYPELIASQKSWWLVVENGSADLCNFDPGYDLDLLVRGSLRSMTAIWMGLTTIRREADAGQLDIEGDPAIAKSMQQWLGLSGFATVQRMAQ, from the coding sequence ATGCAAGAGCGCGGTGGGTATGGACAGTTCTGTCCGGTTTCGATGGCGTCGGAGATTCTGTGTTCGCGCTGGACGACGCTTGTGGTGCGCGAATTGCTCTGCGGTTCGACGCGCTTCAACGAACTTCGCCGCGGCGTCCCCAAAATGTCCCCGGCACTGCTTTCCAAGCGTCTCAAGGAACTCGAACAGTCGGGCGTGGTCACGACATTGCGCAAACCGGGAGGCGCTGTGGAGTATGGGCTGACGCCGGCCGGCGAAGAGCTTCGTCCGCTCATCATCGGCCTTGGAAACTGGGCACAGCGATGGATGGAATCCAGGCTGTCGCTGAAGAATCTCGATCCTTCGCTGCTGATGTGGGACATGCGCCGCAACCTCGATGCCGGGCATCTGCCGTCCCGCCGCTGCACGATTCAGTTTCTGTATCCCGAACTCATTGCCTCGCAGAAGAGTTGGTGGCTTGTGGTCGAGAACGGAAGTGCTGATCTCTGCAATTTTGACCCCGGATACGATCTCGACTTGCTGGTGCGTGGATCGCTGCGGTCGATGACCGCCATCTGGATGGGCCTCACCACCATCCGGCGCGAGGCCGATGCAGGCCAACTTGATATCGAGGGCGATCCTGCGATCGCCAAAAGCATGCAGCAATGGCTTGGCCTGAGCGGTTTCGCGACCGTGCAGCGAATGGCGCAGTAA
- the dnaE gene encoding DNA polymerase III subunit alpha, giving the protein MAGDSHSGTEQALSESPQFVHLRVHSAYSLLEGALPVKKIIAKALDDNQPAIGLTDTNNLFAALEFSKTASGDGLQPLIGCQLSIDMEDESGDDRNGRQQQLRKLPAIVMIAATSEGYHTLSGLVSRAYMQGEGPGTIHIKRSWLGDSVPGVIALTGARGGPVDSALVEGQHDVAEARLRALASLFGDRLYVELQRHGNYDHAHEAAMINLAYRFELPIVATNEPFFPTLDYFEAHDALMAVAHNAMVSDDNRFRLTPDHYFKSRAEMAKLFADLPEAIDNTVEIARRCSFILKTVAPILPRFTSEAAVEGTDPESEELKRQSWEGLEMRLKTIGLAPGYTETDYRDRLEFELGVIEGMKFPGYFLIVADFIKWAKAHDIPVGPGRGSGAGSLVAYALTVTDIDPLRFSLLFERFLNPERVSMPDFDIDFCQDRREEVIRYVQAKYGREQVAQIITFGSLQARAALRDVGRVLEMPYGQVDRICKLVPNNPANPTPLSKAIEEEPRLKEEAEREPVIARLLDIAQKIEGLYRHASTHAAGIVIGDRPLAELVPLYRDPRSDMPVTQFNMKWVEQAGLVKFDFLGLKTLTVLKTAVDLIARKGIHIDLAALPLDDPKSYEMMSRGETVGIFQVESAGMRKALLGMKPDCIEDIIALVALYRPGPMENIPVYNARKHGDEEIESIHPMIDHLLKETQGVIVYQEQVMQIAQVLSGYSLGEADMLRRAMGKKIKAEMDQQRSRFVQGAMANKVSKPQADNIFDLLAKFANYGFNKSHAAAYAVVSFQTAYMKAHHPVEFLAASMTLDMGNAEKVNDFRQDALRLGIKVVAPSVQTSFRPFEVGENCIYFSLAAIKGVGEAVVEHIVEARGTTPFASLEDFCLRTDPKFVNRRVWESLIFAGAFDCFGVDRALLSGGIDRLMAFAQRAVSDKVSGQGDIFGSMSSGPEKIIFQPVAPWLPSEKLLKEFQVLGFYLTAHPLDTYGSLLEKMRVQTFANFSNAVKQGKAPGRLAGTVTSKQERKTRTGNKMGIVTFSDSSGQFEAVMFSEALAQYRDVLETGKSFVIGVEAEERPEGISLRINSLQSLEEKSVQMQKAMRVFLRDAGPLRSVTTHLGTRGEGLVSFILIKEDGRKEIEVELPEKYRISPEIAAALRASPGVVDVELV; this is encoded by the coding sequence ATGGCAGGTGATTCTCATTCGGGGACGGAACAGGCGCTTAGCGAGAGCCCGCAATTCGTCCATCTGAGGGTCCATTCGGCCTATTCGCTGCTCGAGGGCGCACTGCCCGTCAAGAAGATCATCGCCAAGGCGCTCGACGACAATCAGCCCGCCATCGGGCTGACCGACACCAACAATCTCTTTGCCGCGCTCGAATTTTCCAAGACCGCCTCGGGCGATGGGCTCCAGCCGCTGATCGGCTGCCAGCTCTCGATCGACATGGAAGACGAGTCCGGCGACGACAGGAACGGCCGCCAGCAGCAACTGCGCAAGCTGCCGGCAATCGTGATGATCGCCGCCACATCAGAGGGCTATCACACACTGTCCGGCCTCGTCAGTCGCGCCTACATGCAGGGCGAGGGGCCGGGCACCATCCACATCAAGCGGTCCTGGCTCGGGGATTCCGTTCCCGGCGTGATTGCGCTGACCGGAGCACGCGGCGGACCGGTGGATTCGGCCCTCGTCGAGGGTCAGCACGATGTCGCCGAGGCGCGGCTTAGGGCGCTCGCGTCGCTCTTCGGTGATAGGCTCTATGTCGAACTGCAACGGCATGGAAATTACGACCACGCGCATGAAGCGGCGATGATAAATCTCGCCTACCGTTTCGAACTGCCAATCGTCGCGACCAACGAGCCGTTCTTCCCGACGCTGGATTATTTCGAGGCCCATGACGCGCTGATGGCGGTGGCCCACAATGCGATGGTCTCCGACGACAACCGTTTCCGCCTGACGCCCGACCACTATTTCAAGTCGCGCGCCGAGATGGCGAAGCTCTTCGCCGACCTGCCGGAAGCGATCGACAACACGGTGGAGATCGCCCGCCGCTGCTCCTTCATCCTCAAGACCGTGGCGCCGATCCTGCCGCGCTTCACCAGCGAGGCCGCCGTTGAGGGTACGGATCCAGAGTCGGAAGAACTGAAGCGCCAGTCCTGGGAAGGGCTGGAAATGCGGCTCAAGACCATCGGCCTGGCACCTGGCTATACCGAGACGGATTATCGCGACCGGCTGGAATTCGAACTCGGTGTCATCGAGGGCATGAAGTTCCCCGGCTACTTCCTGATCGTCGCGGATTTCATAAAATGGGCCAAGGCGCATGACATTCCGGTCGGGCCGGGCCGTGGTTCGGGCGCGGGCTCGCTGGTCGCCTATGCTCTCACCGTCACCGACATCGACCCGCTCCGCTTCTCGCTGCTCTTCGAACGCTTCCTCAATCCCGAACGCGTCTCGATGCCCGACTTCGACATCGACTTCTGCCAGGACCGGCGCGAAGAAGTGATCCGCTATGTCCAGGCCAAATACGGCCGCGAGCAGGTGGCCCAGATCATCACCTTCGGTTCGCTGCAGGCCCGCGCCGCGCTGCGCGACGTCGGCCGCGTGCTCGAAATGCCTTACGGCCAGGTTGACCGCATCTGCAAACTGGTGCCGAACAACCCGGCCAACCCGACGCCGCTCTCCAAGGCCATCGAGGAAGAGCCGCGCCTGAAGGAAGAGGCCGAGCGCGAGCCGGTCATCGCCCGCCTGCTCGATATCGCCCAGAAGATCGAGGGCCTCTACCGCCACGCCTCGACGCATGCCGCCGGCATCGTCATCGGAGACAGGCCGCTCGCCGAGCTCGTGCCGCTCTATCGCGATCCGCGCTCGGACATGCCGGTCACCCAGTTCAACATGAAATGGGTCGAGCAGGCCGGCCTGGTGAAGTTCGACTTCCTCGGCCTCAAGACGCTGACCGTGCTGAAGACCGCCGTCGACCTGATCGCCCGAAAGGGCATCCACATAGACCTCGCGGCGCTGCCGCTCGACGATCCCAAGAGCTACGAAATGATGTCGCGCGGCGAGACGGTCGGCATCTTCCAGGTTGAAAGTGCGGGTATGCGCAAGGCGCTGCTCGGCATGAAGCCCGACTGCATCGAGGACATCATCGCGCTTGTGGCGCTCTACCGCCCCGGCCCGATGGAAAACATCCCGGTCTACAACGCCCGCAAGCACGGCGATGAAGAGATCGAATCCATCCACCCGATGATCGACCACCTGCTCAAGGAAACCCAGGGCGTCATCGTCTATCAGGAACAGGTGATGCAGATCGCCCAGGTGCTCTCTGGCTATTCGCTCGGCGAAGCCGACATGCTGCGCCGCGCCATGGGCAAGAAGATCAAAGCGGAGATGGACCAACAGCGCTCGCGCTTCGTCCAGGGCGCGATGGCCAACAAGGTGTCGAAGCCGCAGGCCGACAATATCTTTGATCTCCTGGCAAAATTCGCCAATTACGGTTTCAATAAATCCCACGCCGCCGCCTATGCCGTGGTGTCGTTCCAGACCGCCTATATGAAGGCGCATCATCCGGTCGAATTCCTCGCCGCCTCGATGACGCTCGACATGGGCAATGCCGAGAAGGTCAACGACTTCCGCCAGGATGCGCTGCGCCTCGGCATCAAGGTCGTGGCGCCCTCGGTGCAGACCTCATTCCGACCCTTCGAGGTCGGCGAGAACTGCATCTATTTCTCGCTCGCGGCAATCAAGGGCGTCGGCGAGGCGGTGGTCGAGCACATCGTCGAAGCGCGCGGGACCACGCCTTTCGCCAGCCTCGAGGATTTCTGCCTGCGCACCGATCCGAAATTCGTCAATCGCCGCGTCTGGGAAAGCCTGATTTTCGCCGGCGCCTTCGATTGCTTTGGCGTCGATCGCGCGCTTCTGTCCGGTGGCATCGATCGCCTGATGGCCTTTGCCCAGCGGGCAGTGTCCGACAAGGTCAGCGGGCAGGGCGATATTTTCGGCTCTATGAGTTCCGGCCCGGAAAAGATCATCTTCCAGCCTGTCGCGCCATGGCTGCCGTCGGAAAAGCTGCTCAAGGAATTCCAGGTCCTGGGCTTCTACCTCACCGCCCATCCGCTCGATACCTATGGCAGTCTCCTGGAGAAGATGCGGGTCCAGACCTTCGCCAACTTCTCCAACGCCGTCAAACAGGGCAAGGCGCCCGGCCGGCTCGCAGGCACCGTCACCTCGAAACAGGAGCGCAAGACGCGCACCGGCAACAAGATGGGCATCGTTACCTTCTCGGATTCCTCCGGGCAGTTCGAGGCCGTGATGTTCTCGGAAGCCTTGGCACAGTACCGCGACGTGCTGGAGACGGGCAAAAGCTTCGTGATCGGCGTCGAGGCCGAAGAGCGGCCGGAGGGCATCAGCCTCAGGATCAACTCCCTGCAATCGCTCGAGGAAAAATCGGTGCAGATGCAGAAGGCGATGCGCGTGTTCCTGCGCGATGCCGGACCGCTCCGCAGCGTCACCACCCATCTCGGCACGCGCGGCGAGGGACTCGTCTCCTTCATCCTGATCAAGGAGGACGGTCGCAAGGAGATCGAGGTCGAACTGCCCGAGAAATACCGTATCTCGCCGGAGATTGCCGCGGCGCTGAGGGCTAGCCCCGGGGTCGTGGACGTGGAGCTTGTCTAG
- a CDS encoding TetR/AcrR family transcriptional regulator: MAQIEKNEVVDANLKVTARQASVARKQPTQQRARERLDKIMSAASELIARTGSDRLKMGELAEHVGISIGSLYQYFPDKAAIIRSLAEHYGLESRACISSALDTVHDVESLKSAYLGLVDQYYELFLSEPVMRDVWSGMQADKQLMAIELAESRLCAAMLADAMKRAFGDIDRAEVEASALLIWQLGESTMRLAISLDRAEGDAMVEAFKRMTMRELLAMQAGS; the protein is encoded by the coding sequence ATGGCACAGATCGAGAAAAATGAAGTGGTCGACGCGAATCTTAAGGTCACTGCCCGCCAGGCATCCGTTGCCCGCAAGCAGCCGACCCAGCAACGCGCTCGCGAGCGCCTGGATAAGATCATGTCCGCAGCGTCGGAACTGATTGCCAGAACCGGGAGCGACCGGCTGAAGATGGGAGAACTCGCCGAACATGTAGGAATATCAATCGGTTCGCTCTATCAATATTTTCCTGACAAGGCCGCGATCATCCGCAGCCTGGCTGAGCACTATGGCCTCGAAAGCCGGGCATGTATCAGCAGCGCGCTCGACACGGTGCATGATGTAGAGAGCCTCAAATCGGCCTATCTTGGCCTCGTCGACCAGTACTACGAGTTGTTCCTGTCCGAACCTGTGATGCGCGACGTCTGGTCCGGCATGCAGGCGGATAAACAGTTGATGGCCATCGAACTCGCCGAAAGTCGCCTTTGTGCCGCGATGCTGGCGGACGCGATGAAGCGGGCATTCGGCGATATCGACAGGGCCGAAGTCGAGGCCTCGGCATTGCTGATCTGGCAGCTCGGAGAAAGCACGATGCGGCTGGCGATCTCGCTCGATCGGGCCGAGGGCGATGCCATGGTCGAAGCGTTCAAGCGGATGACGATGCGGGAGTTACTGGCGATGCAGGCCGGAAGCTAG
- a CDS encoding NAD(P)H-binding protein encodes MTMVGNSVGNILVLGANGKTGRRIVERLRNLDAPIRIGSRKAPIPFDWENHTTWKPALDGVSTVYVTFQPDIAVPGALETVSKFYDTAIASGTAKFILLSGRGEVEAEDAERVLQATNADWTILRASWFAQNFSESFFLEPIRQGEVFLPTGLAAEPFVDADDLADMAVAAIMTSDHSRVLYDITGPEALTFEDAVGRIARATGREISFTTVRPEAYRDELVRMEVPREYVELIMYLFANVLDGRNTPVTDAVQRALGRPAGSFDEYVARTAATGIWGGNNV; translated from the coding sequence ATGACAATGGTTGGCAATTCTGTTGGGAACATTCTGGTTTTGGGCGCCAATGGCAAGACTGGCCGCCGCATTGTGGAGCGGCTCCGGAACCTGGATGCGCCCATCCGCATCGGCTCGCGCAAGGCGCCAATCCCTTTCGATTGGGAAAATCACACCACGTGGAAGCCCGCACTCGATGGTGTCTCGACGGTCTACGTCACCTTCCAGCCGGATATCGCAGTGCCCGGCGCGCTTGAGACAGTCAGCAAGTTTTACGACACGGCGATTGCGAGCGGCACTGCTAAATTCATTCTGCTTTCGGGTCGGGGAGAGGTGGAGGCCGAGGACGCCGAGCGCGTGCTGCAGGCCACGAACGCGGATTGGACCATTCTGCGCGCCAGCTGGTTTGCCCAGAACTTCAGCGAGAGCTTCTTCCTCGAGCCCATTCGGCAGGGCGAGGTCTTTCTGCCCACGGGGCTTGCGGCCGAGCCGTTCGTCGATGCCGACGATCTCGCCGACATGGCCGTCGCCGCCATCATGACGTCGGATCATTCCCGCGTGCTTTACGACATCACGGGTCCGGAGGCGCTGACCTTCGAGGATGCGGTTGGCAGGATCGCCCGGGCGACCGGCCGGGAAATATCCTTCACGACAGTTCGGCCGGAGGCCTATCGCGACGAACTGGTGCGGATGGAAGTGCCGCGCGAATATGTCGAGCTGATCATGTATCTGTTTGCCAACGTTCTGGATGGCCGCAACACGCCAGTCACCGACGCTGTGCAACGGGCCCTCGGCCGCCCGGCCGGCAGCTTCGACGAATATGTTGCGCGGACGGCGGCAACCGGCATCTGGGGAGGCAACAATGTCTGA
- a CDS encoding DUF1772 domain-containing protein, translating into MSDRMIHALTITSVLGSGIVAGVFFAFSSFVMAALARLPANQGIAAMQSINITVINPLFMLILFGTGLLGAALAVGVYLAWPQPRGLLLVAGAVVYIVGVLGVTMAGNVPLNAALAAANPQSAEASWWAGYLADWTTWNHVRTIASALSMLLFLLAL; encoded by the coding sequence ATGTCTGATCGAATGATCCACGCACTCACGATCACAAGTGTACTCGGCAGTGGCATCGTCGCCGGCGTCTTCTTCGCCTTCTCGTCCTTCGTGATGGCCGCACTCGCCCGGCTTCCAGCCAATCAGGGGATCGCGGCCATGCAATCGATCAACATCACGGTGATCAATCCGTTGTTCATGCTGATCCTGTTCGGCACGGGCCTGCTGGGTGCTGCGCTCGCCGTCGGCGTCTATCTCGCCTGGCCCCAGCCGCGTGGGCTACTGCTTGTCGCGGGCGCCGTCGTCTACATCGTCGGCGTGCTTGGGGTGACCATGGCCGGCAATGTGCCGCTCAACGCCGCGCTCGCCGCCGCCAATCCTCAGAGTGCGGAGGCCTCATGGTGGGCCGGCTATCTCGCGGACTGGACGACATGGAACCATGTCAGGACGATAGCCTCCGCGCTATCGATGCTCCTGTTCCTGCTGGCGCTGTGA
- a CDS encoding L,D-transpeptidase family protein, producing the protein MLTRLAFSLALTASTVFGTAVLAADDTAPLQIFVSKDTQTLVVYDGDQVVTSTNVSTGKRGHTTPSGIFSIIEKKKMHHSNLYDDAPMPWMQRITWSGVALHEGKHVPDYPASHGCVRMPREFAKMLFPMTKRGFHVIISDRELMPQRITTADLFMPRFAQPEAELLSDAELRPTVTGDTEVEVASNDNLPKNGALAVAAMPKAEPPLKILITRVSERQKFADAQALLTRLGYYDGPHDGSIGKKTRDAVKAYQELHGQKPTGVMDQAFLLSIHKVMNRKPLTGWLSVRRNFKPIFDAAVDLDQPEVALGTHFYTSIRVNPAQNSAEWYATTLDNYIGDKAAKRLGITVPADALAPDAAETAFKRVTVPNELRAKIETMLGNGSSLTITDIGTESETGQGTDFITITKAAPKTEG; encoded by the coding sequence ATGCTTACCCGTCTTGCCTTTTCGCTCGCCTTGACCGCTTCGACCGTTTTCGGGACAGCGGTGCTTGCCGCCGACGATACCGCGCCGCTGCAGATTTTCGTGTCGAAGGACACGCAGACATTGGTCGTCTACGATGGCGACCAGGTCGTCACCTCGACGAACGTTTCGACCGGCAAGCGCGGCCACACCACGCCATCCGGCATCTTCTCGATCATCGAGAAGAAGAAGATGCACCATTCCAACCTTTACGACGACGCGCCGATGCCGTGGATGCAGCGCATCACCTGGTCGGGCGTGGCGCTGCATGAAGGCAAGCATGTGCCGGACTATCCGGCCTCGCATGGCTGCGTGCGCATGCCGCGCGAATTTGCCAAGATGCTGTTTCCGATGACCAAGCGCGGTTTCCACGTGATCATTTCCGATCGCGAACTGATGCCGCAACGGATCACGACCGCCGACCTCTTCATGCCGCGTTTCGCGCAGCCGGAAGCCGAGCTTTTGAGCGACGCCGAACTTCGCCCCACGGTGACCGGCGACACTGAGGTCGAGGTGGCATCGAACGACAACCTGCCGAAGAACGGCGCGCTCGCCGTGGCCGCGATGCCGAAGGCCGAGCCGCCGCTCAAGATCCTGATCACCCGGGTCAGCGAACGCCAGAAATTCGCCGACGCGCAGGCCCTGCTCACGCGGCTCGGCTACTACGACGGCCCGCATGACGGCAGCATCGGCAAGAAGACCCGCGATGCCGTGAAGGCCTATCAGGAACTGCACGGCCAGAAGCCGACCGGCGTCATGGACCAGGCCTTCTTGCTGTCGATCCACAAGGTGATGAACAGGAAGCCACTCACGGGCTGGCTGTCGGTCCGCCGCAACTTCAAGCCGATCTTCGACGCAGCCGTCGATCTCGACCAGCCGGAAGTCGCACTCGGCACGCATTTCTACACCTCGATCCGCGTCAACCCGGCGCAGAATTCGGCCGAATGGTATGCAACGACGCTCGACAACTATATCGGCGACAAGGCTGCCAAGCGACTTGGCATCACCGTTCCGGCCGACGCGCTGGCGCCGGATGCCGCCGAGACGGCCTTCAAGCGGGTCACGGTTCCCAACGAGCTACGCGCCAAGATCGAGACCATGCTCGGCAACGGCTCTTCGCTGACGATCACCGATATCGGCACCGAAAGCGAAACCGGTCAGGGCACAGATTTCATCACGATCACGAAAGCTGCACCGAAGACGGAAGGCTGA
- a CDS encoding DNA polymerase IV, whose protein sequence is MSIPDHNPGFCRDCLAPVSGAGRRCRACGSPRLMVHPELDRLTIAHVDCDAFYASVEKRDNPELADKPVIIGGGKRGVVSTACYVARIHGVRSAMPMFKALEACPQAVVIKPDMEKYARVGREVRRMMQDLTPLVQPLSIDEAFLDLAGTERLHHDPPARTLAKFARRVEQEIGITVSVGLSYCKFLAKVASDMNKPRGFSVIGEEEAYAFLKEWPVTLIWGVGKAFAATLASDGITMIGQLQEMDEATLMRRYGVMGKRLFNLSRGQDDRKVHLNDEAKTVSAETTFFEDYSRPEDLVPVLRALAEQVSRRLKKAAIAGQTVVLKLKTQDFKTRTRNRKLEAHTQLADRIFREGQSLLERELDGTKYRLLGIGVSDLADSATADPPDLIDRDAGRRAKAEAAMDTLRDKFGNKSIETGYTFGKGKRGHA, encoded by the coding sequence ATGAGCATTCCAGACCATAATCCCGGCTTCTGCCGCGACTGCCTGGCGCCGGTTTCCGGCGCTGGACGGCGGTGCCGTGCGTGCGGATCGCCACGGCTGATGGTGCATCCGGAACTCGACCGGCTGACGATCGCGCACGTGGATTGCGATGCCTTCTACGCCTCGGTCGAGAAGCGCGACAATCCCGAGCTTGCCGACAAGCCGGTGATCATCGGCGGGGGAAAGCGCGGCGTGGTGTCGACCGCCTGCTATGTCGCGCGCATTCATGGCGTTCGGAGCGCCATGCCGATGTTCAAGGCGCTGGAAGCCTGTCCGCAGGCGGTCGTCATCAAGCCCGACATGGAGAAATATGCCCGCGTCGGCCGCGAAGTCCGCAGGATGATGCAGGATCTCACGCCGCTGGTGCAGCCGCTGTCGATCGACGAGGCCTTTCTCGATCTCGCGGGCACCGAGCGCCTGCACCACGATCCGCCAGCGCGGACGCTGGCGAAATTCGCCCGGCGCGTCGAACAGGAGATCGGCATCACGGTTTCGGTCGGGCTTTCCTACTGCAAGTTCCTCGCCAAGGTGGCGTCTGATATGAACAAGCCGCGCGGCTTCTCGGTGATCGGCGAGGAAGAAGCCTACGCTTTCCTGAAAGAGTGGCCGGTGACGCTGATCTGGGGCGTCGGCAAGGCCTTTGCCGCGACGCTCGCCAGTGACGGGATCACCATGATCGGGCAATTGCAGGAGATGGACGAGGCGACGCTGATGCGCCGCTACGGGGTGATGGGCAAGCGGCTGTTCAATCTCTCGCGCGGGCAGGACGACCGCAAGGTGCATCTCAACGACGAGGCCAAGACGGTTTCCGCCGAGACGACCTTCTTCGAAGATTATTCGCGGCCCGAGGACCTGGTACCGGTGCTGAGGGCGCTCGCCGAACAGGTGTCGCGGCGGCTCAAGAAGGCGGCGATCGCCGGCCAGACGGTGGTGCTGAAACTCAAGACCCAGGATTTCAAGACCCGCACCCGCAATCGCAAGCTCGAAGCCCATACGCAGCTCGCCGACCGGATTTTCCGCGAGGGACAATCGCTGCTGGAGCGCGAGCTCGACGGCACCAAATACCGCCTGCTCGGCATCGGCGTCAGCGATCTCGCCGATTCCGCCACCGCCGACCCGCCCGACCTCATCGACCGCGACGCCGGCCGCCGCGCCAAGGCGGAAGCCGCGATGGATACCTTGCGCGACAAGTTCGGCAACAAGAGCATCGAGACGGGCTATACATTCGGCAAGGGCAAGCGCGGGCATGCATGA